One Longimicrobium sp. genomic window carries:
- a CDS encoding sigma 54-interacting transcriptional regulator, which translates to MPSASPSDAQLRAYRLAAPPRPPSPGVIGGSAGVLAALRTARRVANSSATVLIQGESGTGKELLARVVHDESGRAPFVAVNCAAIPENLLESELFGHEKGAFTGALGRRVGRFERANGGTLFLDEVGDMSPSMQAKILRALQEHEVERVGGDRPIAVDVRVLAATNRDLAAEVAAGRFREDLFYRLAVVVLHLPPLRERGGDVELLARHFVAHFARRHGLQVDEVAPEAMALLRAYRWPGNVRQLGNVIEGALLVADGSVLLPEHLPPDVRAAAADGPEPVPAQGDHLLPLREMERIHINRALARTRGNLVQAAELLGIHRNTLRDKLRRMG; encoded by the coding sequence ATGCCCTCCGCCTCCCCCAGCGACGCGCAGCTCCGCGCCTACCGCCTTGCCGCGCCCCCGCGCCCGCCCTCGCCCGGGGTTATCGGCGGGAGCGCCGGGGTCCTGGCGGCGCTGCGCACGGCCCGGCGCGTGGCCAACAGCAGCGCCACCGTCCTCATCCAGGGCGAGAGCGGCACGGGAAAGGAGCTGCTGGCGCGCGTAGTCCACGACGAGAGCGGGCGTGCCCCCTTCGTGGCCGTCAACTGCGCCGCCATCCCCGAGAACCTGCTGGAGAGCGAGCTCTTCGGCCACGAAAAGGGCGCCTTCACCGGCGCGCTCGGGCGCCGCGTGGGCCGCTTCGAGCGCGCGAACGGGGGCACGCTCTTTCTGGACGAGGTGGGGGACATGAGCCCCTCCATGCAGGCCAAGATCCTGCGCGCCCTGCAGGAGCACGAGGTGGAGCGCGTCGGCGGAGATCGGCCCATTGCGGTAGACGTGCGCGTTCTTGCGGCTACCAACCGCGATCTTGCGGCCGAAGTGGCGGCGGGACGTTTCCGCGAAGACCTCTTCTACCGGCTGGCGGTGGTGGTGCTCCACCTTCCGCCGCTGCGCGAGCGCGGCGGAGACGTGGAGCTGCTGGCGCGGCACTTCGTGGCCCACTTCGCCCGCCGCCACGGCCTGCAGGTGGACGAGGTGGCGCCGGAGGCGATGGCGCTGCTGCGGGCGTACCGCTGGCCGGGGAACGTGCGGCAGCTGGGCAACGTCATCGAGGGCGCGCTCCTGGTGGCCGACGGCTCCGTCCTCCTCCCTGAGCACCTCCCCCCCGACGTGCGCGCCGCGGCCGCCGATGGCCCCGAGCCGGTCCCCGCGCAAGGCGACCACCTCCTGCCGCTGCGCGAGATGGAGCGCATCCACATCAACCGCGCCCTGGCCCGCACCCGCGGCAACCTGGTGCAGGCCGCGGAGCTGCTCGGCATCCACCGCAACACCCTGCGCGACAAGCTGCGGCGGATGGGGTAG